ATCAACGTCACCGGCTATATCGGCATCGATCTGGCCCGAATCCTGAGCCAGCATCCAGGCGTCAAGCTGGTTTCGGTTACAGGGAGAAGCGCCGCCGGGCAGAAGCTGGGCGACGTTTTTCCTCATATGGCGAGTGTTGATATGGTCATCGACTCCGAACTGAGGGACGTCGAGGTGGCATTTGCGGCGCTTCCTCACGGGGATAGCGCCAAGGCTGTGGTGGAGGCTCTGGAGCGGGATATCCGGGTGATCGATGTGAGCGCCGATTTCCGCCTCAAAAACTCTGCCGAATATGAGCGATGGTACAAAGTCAAACACCATGCCCCGGAGCTTCTGGGTGAGGCGGTTTACGGATTGCCGGAGCTGCATCGCGCCGAAATTTCGGGGGCTCGGCTGATCGCCAATCCGGGATGTTATCCCACGTGTTCTATCCTGGCCCTGGCACCTGCATTGCGGGAGGGACTGATCGAGTCGGATATCATCATCGACAGCAAGTCTGGCGTCTCCGGAGCGGGCCGAACCCTCACGCTTAACACTCACTTCGCCGAGGCTAATGAGAGTGTTTCCGCCTATGGGCTCGATGGGCATCGGCATCTGCCGGAGATCGTGCAGGAGCTGCGGGTTCAGTCCGGAAGCAAGCCACTTTCCGTGACCTTCGTCCCGCACTTGATCCCGATGACGCGCGGCATGTTGAGTACGTGTTACGCCAGGCTGCGCAGGGAGATGAAGGCCGAACAAGTACGGGAGGTCTATAAGGATTTCTACCGCGATGAACAATTCGTGAAGGTGGTCGATAAGCCGCCGCAGACCAAACAGACGCTGGGAAGTAATGTTTGTCTGATTCACCCCACGGTCGATCCCCGCACCGGGAAGCTGATCGTCATCAGCTGCATCGATAACCTGGTCAAGGGCGGAGCCGGACAGGCCGTTCAGAACATGAACCTGATGCTGGGGTACCCGGAGGGGATGGGGTTGGGAGCGATAGCGATCTATCCTTAGTGAATCTCTGATCAAGTCGCGCAGGATACTTCCTGCCGCAGGCCTGCCATCGACCAAATCGGGGGGGTGTCCCCCAAGTTTGTTCTTCTTCCCCCTTTCCCGTTTACGGGAGTGAGGGAAACTCCTCCAAGATAGTGGCTGGAGGGCTTGCCCTTGATCGAGATCAGTGGGCAGAAAGTTCGAGATTCAGAGAGTTATGATCATGAAAACACCGGATTATTCCATTCTGGACGACCCCCTGATCCTGGGGTTTGCTTTCTATCCTCGTCAGGACTGCACGCCTACACCACCCGATGCTACGGATCACATGGTGCCGGTAGATGAAGGTGTATCGGTCTTTTGCCGCTTTTACGCTATTGAGCGGAAATCGCCCACCATCCTGTATTTCCACGGCAACGGAGAGGTTGTCTGCGATTACGATGATGTTGCCCCTATCTATAGCCGGATCGGCATCAATCTATTTGTGGCAGACTACCGCGGATACGGCAGGAGCGGTGGACAGCCGACGTTTTCGGCCACCGTTTCCGATGCTCATGTTGTGTTCAAGTACTTTATGAAGACTCTGGCATCAGGCGATTACACCGGGCCTGTTTTTGTGATGGGCCGCTCACTGGGAAGCATCTCGGCGATTGAACTGGCTTCAGCCTATCCTGAAACAATAAAGGGACTGATTCTGGAGAGTGGTTTTGCTAGCTTTGCCCGCCTGTTCCGGCACATGAGCTTTCCGATGGGGATTCATGGCCTGGACGATTTGGAAAGGGCAGGCATGGAAATGGTTCGCAGAATCAGAATGCCAGCCCTCATTATCCACGGCGAATACGATTCGCTGATCCCGCACAGCGAGGCGGTTCTCTGCTACGAAAATCTCGGATCGGAGAACAAGCGACTGGTGACCATTCCCAAAGCGGATCACAATGATATTCTCATGGCAGGGATCGAGCAGTACTTTGAAGCCATCGGGAATTTCATATACCCGGGCCACTGAAAAGCGGATTTCCCGGTTCCCATTCTGGCATCGGAGGCGGCTACAATGGATAGCGAGTTACAGCAGAAGATAAAGGTATCGAGTGTAAATGGGAAGTTGCCCTGTGCAGCGGCTTTCAAGATTGCCAGGGATCTAAAGATCGAGCCGCGGAGCGTCCGGGAAGCTGCCGATGATCTCAAGATAAAGATATCGGCGTGCCAACTGGGCTGCTTCCCCTAGGCCAGCAATCGGAAAGATGTTTTGACAGTTACCCTTTCTTAACGATTCGTTTACCAAATGTTTACTTGAATATTCAATTCGAAATGCTAGTATAGGTTCAAATGGATATGAACCATTTTCGAAACCTTCTCCCGGCAATCTCACTGATGAAATGTCTCCTTGCCGCGTTGACCATTTTGGTGATTGCTGATGGGATTGTAACGCAATTCCTCGTTGGGCGAGGATTCGCCAGGGAGGGGAACCCATTCATGGAACCCCTTGTGGGAGAGAACTTTTTCCTTCTGGTGAAAATAGTGGGGGCGGCAGTGTGTGCTTATCTCCTGTGGGACATCTATAAAAGATGGGCGAAGCTCGCCTTGATCAGCACCTCCTGCCTTGTTGTCTGCTATGGAGCCATCGTCACCTGGAACGTGAGCACTTATTTCATTGCCAATTAACCCTTTCGTCTTTTCCTCTTTTCAATTCCATGTCTCGGAAATCGTTGCCGGCCTTCAAATAAGCAATCTCCTATCAAGTTCTTACCATCCCCCGATCTGGTCTATGACAAGTCCGTGGCCCTGATTTAGGCCTTTCTTCTCAACCTTTCTGCATGCCTGCCCCCAGAAAAGTTGCGAGCCTTCACGCTTGAGGGGGGGTCGACAATCTCATATGCTAGGAATTGTCAAGTTTACTCTCTGCTTTCAGCGATAGGCTTATGGGCAGGCAAGTGAAAATTAAAACCAGTACGGAGTGAACCAGACCATATCACCGCAGCTGGGGACCAAAGTATCAAGGTGGAGATATAACGCGAGATTGTTCGGAGCAGTTTTTATATCCTGTTTGGAGAGGTGCAAAGTGAGAGAATTGACAATCGGAAAGACCAGAGGGTTGCAGCAAATGTCCAATTCAAAGGGCATTTTCACCATGTGCGCCGTGGATCATCGAAGGTCTCTGCGCAAGATCATCAACAAAGGGAATCCTTCATCCGTTGCCTATCAAACCATGATGGACTTCAAAATGGACATCTGCGAAACGCTTGTGCCTCATTGCGGCTCGGTGCTGCTGGACATTTATAGTGCCAGCCGGGCCATTGCCTCCAATGCAATCTCCGGCAAAACAGGCCTCTTAATCAGCTTGGAAGTGGCCGATGATGATCCCTATGACGATGACGAGCAGTTCAGCGCTTTTCTGGTCGACTGGAATGTAGATACCATCAAGGGTATGGCGGCATCAGGCGTGAAGATACCTCTATTCTATCGACCGGACTTGCCGAATGTTGCCTCTGTGCAGCTGAGCACCGTTACCAAACTTGCCTACGAATGCCAACAAGCCGACATAGCCCTTTTCATCGGCCCCAAGTCTTACATGGTCCCCGAGTTGGAGAAAGACTATTGGACATATGCTAAAAAGAAGCCGGATCTGTTGATTGAGACCGTCCGACAGCTTTCAACATTGCCGATTGATGTGCTCAAAGTCGAGTTCCCTGCAGACATCTCCTATGAGCCAAACAAAGAACGGTTACTCTATCTTTGCCAGCAGATGAATGAGGCATGCCGGGTGCCGTGGGTGCTGCTCAGCGGCGGGATCAGCTTTGAAGTCTTCCAATGGCAGTTGGAAATAGCCTGCAAAGCAGGCGCTTCAGGATTCTTAGCCGGACGGGTCCTCTGGCAAGAAGCGGCAATGATTGACTCCCGGTGGGAAAGAACCAAGTTCCTGAAAACTACCGCCACTGATAGGCTCAATCAACTGATATCGTTGGCCGATAGTTATGCCAAACCATGGCACAGAAAGCTGGAAACCAGCAACAACTACATTGTTCCGGACCTGAATGAGGTGTGGCAGGAAAACTACCAGAAA
The sequence above is drawn from the Dehalococcoidia bacterium genome and encodes:
- the argC gene encoding N-acetyl-gamma-glutamyl-phosphate reductase, translated to MIKPVNVGIINVTGYIGIDLARILSQHPGVKLVSVTGRSAAGQKLGDVFPHMASVDMVIDSELRDVEVAFAALPHGDSAKAVVEALERDIRVIDVSADFRLKNSAEYERWYKVKHHAPELLGEAVYGLPELHRAEISGARLIANPGCYPTCSILALAPALREGLIESDIIIDSKSGVSGAGRTLTLNTHFAEANESVSAYGLDGHRHLPEIVQELRVQSGSKPLSVTFVPHLIPMTRGMLSTCYARLRREMKAEQVREVYKDFYRDEQFVKVVDKPPQTKQTLGSNVCLIHPTVDPRTGKLIVISCIDNLVKGGAGQAVQNMNLMLGYPEGMGLGAIAIYP
- a CDS encoding tagatose 1,6-diphosphate aldolase, which produces MRELTIGKTRGLQQMSNSKGIFTMCAVDHRRSLRKIINKGNPSSVAYQTMMDFKMDICETLVPHCGSVLLDIYSASRAIASNAISGKTGLLISLEVADDDPYDDDEQFSAFLVDWNVDTIKGMAASGVKIPLFYRPDLPNVASVQLSTVTKLAYECQQADIALFIGPKSYMVPELEKDYWTYAKKKPDLLIETVRQLSTLPIDVLKVEFPADISYEPNKERLLYLCQQMNEACRVPWVLLSGGISFEVFQWQLEIACKAGASGFLAGRVLWQEAAMIDSRWERTKFLKTTATDRLNQLISLADSYAKPWHRKLETSNNYIVPDLNEVWQENYQKVREQVKPEKTVAREDH
- a CDS encoding DUF5658 family protein, giving the protein MKCLLAALTILVIADGIVTQFLVGRGFAREGNPFMEPLVGENFFLLVKIVGAAVCAYLLWDIYKRWAKLALISTSCLVVCYGAIVTWNVSTYFIAN
- a CDS encoding alpha/beta hydrolase translates to MIMKTPDYSILDDPLILGFAFYPRQDCTPTPPDATDHMVPVDEGVSVFCRFYAIERKSPTILYFHGNGEVVCDYDDVAPIYSRIGINLFVADYRGYGRSGGQPTFSATVSDAHVVFKYFMKTLASGDYTGPVFVMGRSLGSISAIELASAYPETIKGLILESGFASFARLFRHMSFPMGIHGLDDLERAGMEMVRRIRMPALIIHGEYDSLIPHSEAVLCYENLGSENKRLVTIPKADHNDILMAGIEQYFEAIGNFIYPGH